TACTTCCTGGCGGACATCGGATACAAGAGATTTGCCGCAAAGCCAAGGATCGTCATCTCCGTCCCGTATGACATCACGCCGATAGAACGACGGGCCGTGCGAGAGGCCGCCGAATCGGCCGGTAAAGGCGAGGTATACCTGATCGAAGAGCCAATGGCGGCGGCGATCGGGGCCGGTCTTCCCATTACCGAGCCGGCCGGGAGCATGATCGTTGATATCGGTTCAGGCATGACCGAGGTTGCCGTTATAAGTCTCTCCGGCATCGTTTACTGTTATTCCGTTCGCATAGCCGGGGAGGAGATAGATGAGGCCATCGTGAACTATATCAAGCGCAAGTATAATCTTCTCATCGGCGGGCAAACCGCGGAGAAGATAAAGATCGTTATCGGCTCGGCTTATCCGGGTCCCGGTGAAGATACACGGACGATGGAAATTAATGGCAGGAACCTGGTAGACGGGATACCGCAATCACTCAAAATATCATCGCCCGAGGTACGGGAGGCAATAGCCGAGCCTATCCATTCCATAAGTGATGCAATACGCATCGCTCTCGAAAGGATGCCGCCGGAGCTTGCGTCGGACATTATCGATACGGGTATCACCCTGAGCGGTGGCGGGAGTCTCCTGAAAAACTTCGATCTCCTGATCGAAAGAATCACGCAGGTTCCCGTCCATGTTGCCGACAACCCGATGAACGTAGTGGCCGAAGGGGCAGGCAGGGCGCTTGATGAACTGGCCCTTCTGAAAGAGATTTCCAGGTAACTTCCACAACATTTTTTGGTTGGTTGCTTAATGTGACGGTGCGTTGCAGGAAGCAACGCCGCTTTGTGTGAAGAGACAGACCATTTCCGGGAACCTCTCCCTTATTCCTCGCATCGCCCGTCAAAACACCGCTTATCGACGGTGATTGGACCAATAATGCCGGTTTATCCAGCTGGCACGCGCTTTGCTTTACAAGAGTCATAGACATTCAGTAACGACGCCGGGAAGGTTTTTGCGCAATGAGCAACGGTGAATCGAACGGTGTGGAACAAATCACGAAGGTCGTTTCCTATGTCAAGGACGGGTTGCTCGCGATCTATTACTGCGACAACGAGGAAAAGGCCAGCGAAGTGCGTCGGCAGAACGGTACGGTCATTCATCGCACAGGCAGTATCCCTGACGGTATCATTAAGGAGTATTACAGCAACGGCGCCGTACGGAAATCTGTTGAATTCAAGGACGGCTTCGAACACGACCTTTGCACTGAATACTACCCTGGCGGAGAGATGTTCGAGGAATGCCATTACAGACGTGGAGTGTTGCATGGCCCTTCGAAGACGTACCGGCAGGACGGCCTGCTCTGGATGGAGACGAATTATAAGAATGGCGAGCTTCACGGACCATTCACGGGCTACTTCGACAATGGCAGCGTTGAGAACAAGGCGGAATACATGAATGGCAGGCTTCACGGATCATATATCGCATATGACAAGCAGGGATTTGTTATTGAGGAAGGAAATTTTGTGAAGGGGAGGAAACAGGGCACCTACCGGGTGTACCATTATACCGGTCATCCGTCCAGGATAGAGAATTACAAGCAGGGCAAGCTTGTTTCGTGCGTAGAATTCGATGAGGATGGAAAGACCATCCCCACGGTCGGGGTAAAGAAGAATTATACCAAGAGGTAGGGCGGGATGAAAAAGAAACAGATCTACATAACCCAACACGACATGGAGAGACTGCGCGCACTTATGGAAGTCTATGCCGAAAATACCGATCTGCTGGAAGAGATGCTCGACAGGGCACGGATAGTGCTTCCAAAAGATATCCCGCACAATGTCGTGACGATGAACTCCACAGTCCATGTCAAGGATATTGATACGGGCGAAGAAAGAACATTCACACTCGTTTTCCCGGGGAACAAAGCGGGTAACGACGCTGTTTCCATCCTTGCTCCGGCGGGGACAGCGCTTATCGGCAGCCGGGAAAAGGACATTGTCGAACGGCAGGTGCCGGCCGGAAAAAAGAGGATGAAGATAATCGAAATAATATATCAGCCTGAAAGAGAAGGAAGATATGACACCTGACCCGTACAGGGCAACAGGACACGGTTAATGCGCAATGACCGAAGAATTTGCAGTGGATCTATCCGAAGACATGATGCGCCTCTATTTGAAGGACGTCCGGAGGTTGCGACCGATGACGGCATCTGAGGAAAAAAAGATCTGCGCAGAGATCGAACAGGCGGAAATGCAAGAAAAATATCTCCTCTTTACGATACCTCAGGCCATTAAAGAGCTTGTCCTGATAGGAAAACGGCTAAGGCAGGACTCAATGAGTATTACGGATTTTATGAATGACGTTGACGGAATTCATTCCTCGAGGGAAGAGAAAAGCCATACAGAAACCGCAATCTCGTCCATACATAACGTAGAAAGACTCAGCAAGAAGTTAAGGACCTGCCTGGATACAGACGGCCCGGAAGAAGACTATGCGAAGATCAGGGAAGAATTCGAAGACGCGGTGGCCAGGCTGAATATCAATAAGGACATTATTCAACAAATAATAGAGACAATAATCAAGGACCCCGAGCGCATTGAGATGGCCGGGAAGAAGGAACTGCGAGAGCTGCGCGATATAGACGATCGTATCGGAACAATCAGGGAAAGACTTGTCCAGGGGAACCTGCGGCTCGTGATCACTATTGCCAAGAAATACCAGAACAGGGGGCTCGACCTGATGGATCTGCTCCAGGAAGGCAATCTAGGGCTCATGCGGGCTGCAGATAAGTATGATCATCGAAAAGGCTACAAGTTTTCGACATATGCCACCTGGTGGATTAGGCAAAGCATTGTCCGCGCGATCTCGAACTCTTCTAATATCATCAAGATCCCGCTCCACGTCATCGAGAAGAGGACGAAAATCAACAATACGGCGGCGAGGCTTTTGCAGGAGCTTGAGCGCGAGCCCGACCTCAAGGAAATATCCGAGAGATCGGGATATTCCCAGCAGAAGATCATAGATATAATGGCCATCCCGGATCCCGCTATATCCCTTGAAGCGATTGTCGGGGAACAGGACACAACCATCGGGGAATGCGTAGCAGACTACAATGGACGGTGCGCCTTTCAGGAGCTTGTCGACGAATCACTGAAGGAAGAGATAGGAAAGGTCCTTTCTACCTTGACCAAGAGGGAAGAGAAGGTCGTCAGGATGAGGTTCGGTCTTAACGGCCCAGAAGGCTATACCCTGTCGGAAATC
The Syntrophorhabdaceae bacterium DNA segment above includes these coding regions:
- a CDS encoding rod shape-determining protein yields the protein KVVAVGRKAKNMLGKTPDNITVSQPLKDGVISDFEAAATMLKYFLADIGYKRFAAKPRIVISVPYDITPIERRAVREAAESAGKGEVYLIEEPMAAAIGAGLPITEPAGSMIVDIGSGMTEVAVISLSGIVYCYSVRIAGEEIDEAIVNYIKRKYNLLIGGQTAEKIKIVIGSAYPGPGEDTRTMEINGRNLVDGIPQSLKISSPEVREAIAEPIHSISDAIRIALERMPPELASDIIDTGITLSGGGSLLKNFDLLIERITQVPVHVADNPMNVVAEGAGRALDELALLKEISR
- a CDS encoding toxin-antitoxin system YwqK family antitoxin, whose product is MSNGESNGVEQITKVVSYVKDGLLAIYYCDNEEKASEVRRQNGTVIHRTGSIPDGIIKEYYSNGAVRKSVEFKDGFEHDLCTEYYPGGEMFEECHYRRGVLHGPSKTYRQDGLLWMETNYKNGELHGPFTGYFDNGSVENKAEYMNGRLHGSYIAYDKQGFVIEEGNFVKGRKQGTYRVYHYTGHPSRIENYKQGKLVSCVEFDEDGKTIPTVGVKKNYTKR
- the rnk gene encoding nucleoside diphosphate kinase regulator, with amino-acid sequence MKKKQIYITQHDMERLRALMEVYAENTDLLEEMLDRARIVLPKDIPHNVVTMNSTVHVKDIDTGEERTFTLVFPGNKAGNDAVSILAPAGTALIGSREKDIVERQVPAGKKRMKIIEIIYQPEREGRYDT
- a CDS encoding sigma-70 family RNA polymerase sigma factor → MTASEEKKICAEIEQAEMQEKYLLFTIPQAIKELVLIGKRLRQDSMSITDFMNDVDGIHSSREEKSHTETAISSIHNVERLSKKLRTCLDTDGPEEDYAKIREEFEDAVARLNINKDIIQQIIETIIKDPERIEMAGKKELRELRDIDDRIGTIRERLVQGNLRLVITIAKKYQNRGLDLMDLLQEGNLGLMRAADKYDHRKGYKFSTYATWWIRQSIVRAISNSSNIIKIPLHVIEKRTKINNTAARLLQELEREPDLKEISERSGYSQQKIIDIMAIPDPAISLEAIVGEQDTTIGECVADYNGRCAFQELVDESLKEEIGKVLSTLTKREEKVVRMRFGLNGPEGYTLSEIGDTLNITREYVRQIELKAMKRLRNPLRKRVLESFQG